In Vibrio echinoideorum, the following proteins share a genomic window:
- a CDS encoding alpha/beta fold hydrolase, whose amino-acid sequence MQANFIDGTTLYRQHSFELPLDYQAKDGQQIQVFARELVDVTKDAQELPWLIYFQGGPGFPSPRVSGQSGWIKRALQNYRVLLLDQRGTGNSTVISHETLAHLSPEQQVEYLTHFRADNIVRDAEAIREQFGVKQWSTIGQSFGGFCTLSYLSLFPQSLQRCYVTGGIPSIEREADDVYRATYERVEDKNRAFFAQFPQAQAMCREISDYLLNNDVRLPNGQVFTVEQFQLIGINLGGGEANLPMYFTLESAFVEVNGNKQLSYSFLNQMQQEQGYLTNPIYAILHESIYCQGTASQWSAHRVREQYPHFNYQAGSEFWFTGEMVYPWMFDQLETLKPLREAANLLAEKSDWDKLYNAEQLSKNTVPMACAVYADDMYVELDYSRETLANIPNSKAWITNEYEHNGLRVDGERIVDRLMTMVEALENLPK is encoded by the coding sequence GTGCAAGCTAACTTTATTGATGGAACCACCCTGTATCGTCAGCACTCTTTTGAGTTGCCACTCGATTACCAAGCCAAAGATGGACAACAGATCCAAGTCTTCGCACGTGAACTGGTTGATGTTACAAAAGACGCACAAGAACTGCCGTGGTTGATCTATTTTCAAGGTGGGCCAGGCTTTCCTTCTCCACGAGTAAGCGGTCAATCAGGCTGGATAAAGCGTGCATTGCAAAACTATCGTGTTCTGCTTCTTGACCAACGCGGCACAGGCAACAGCACAGTGATTAGCCATGAAACTTTGGCGCATCTGTCCCCAGAGCAACAAGTCGAATATTTAACGCATTTCAGAGCGGATAACATTGTTCGTGACGCCGAAGCGATTCGTGAGCAATTCGGTGTTAAGCAATGGTCGACGATTGGCCAAAGCTTTGGTGGCTTCTGCACCTTGAGCTATTTGTCACTGTTCCCACAAAGCCTACAGCGCTGCTATGTAACGGGCGGCATTCCGTCTATTGAGCGTGAAGCTGATGATGTATATCGTGCGACTTACGAGCGTGTAGAAGACAAAAACAGGGCTTTCTTTGCTCAGTTCCCACAAGCGCAAGCTATGTGTCGTGAGATCTCTGATTATCTGCTTAACAATGATGTGAGACTGCCAAACGGTCAGGTGTTCACAGTTGAACAGTTCCAGTTGATCGGCATTAATCTTGGTGGCGGCGAAGCAAACCTTCCGATGTACTTCACGCTAGAGAGTGCGTTTGTTGAAGTTAATGGTAACAAGCAGTTGAGCTACAGTTTCTTAAATCAAATGCAGCAAGAGCAGGGTTACCTAACGAATCCAATCTACGCAATTTTGCATGAATCGATTTACTGCCAAGGCACAGCATCACAATGGTCGGCTCACAGAGTACGCGAACAGTACCCACATTTTAACTACCAAGCGGGTAGCGAGTTCTGGTTTACCGGAGAGATGGTGTACCCATGGATGTTCGACCAACTAGAAACGTTGAAGCCATTGCGCGAAGCGGCGAATCTTTTGGCTGAGAAATCGGATTGGGACAAGTTGTATAATGCAGAACAGCTGAGCAAGAACACGGTGCCAATGGCATGTGCGGTTTACGCTGATGATATGTACGTAGAACTGGATTACAGCCGTGAAACACTGGCGAATATTCCAAACTCAAAAGCGTGGATTACCAACGAGTATGAACACAATGGCTTGAGAGTCGATGGCGAAAGAATTGTAGATAGATTAATGACGATGGTTGAAGCGTTAGAAAACCTGCCAAAATAA
- a CDS encoding membrane dipeptidase has product MYQQRIVIDGLQYCNWNREYFQTLKASGITAVHATAVYHETARETLSRFAEWNLRFEQNADIIMPIHSMADVETAKATGKVGIFLGAQNCSPIDDEIGLIEVMRQQGLLIMQLTYNNQSLLATGCYEQNDTGITRFGKQAIEEMNRVGMIIDMSHSAERSTLEAIDLSSRPICISHANPTFAHDALRNKSNDVIKALTERGGLIGFSLYPFHLPNGSQCTLEDFCQMVATTADMVGVEHLGIGSDLCLNQPQAVLEWMRNGRWSKAMDYGEGSANNSGWPDSLPWFCGSSGMENIYNGLMRHGFSESEAGQVLGDNWFNFLKEGLEPQSKK; this is encoded by the coding sequence ATGTACCAGCAACGGATTGTTATAGATGGATTGCAATACTGCAATTGGAACAGAGAATATTTCCAAACACTAAAGGCGAGCGGCATTACAGCAGTTCACGCTACCGCGGTTTACCACGAGACAGCTCGTGAAACCTTATCTCGTTTTGCTGAGTGGAACTTAAGATTCGAGCAGAATGCAGACATTATTATGCCGATACATTCAATGGCTGATGTTGAAACTGCAAAAGCGACAGGCAAAGTCGGCATTTTTTTAGGTGCTCAAAACTGTTCGCCAATTGATGATGAGATTGGTCTTATCGAAGTGATGCGTCAGCAGGGTCTTTTGATCATGCAGCTGACTTACAACAACCAGAGTTTATTGGCGACGGGTTGTTATGAGCAGAACGACACAGGTATCACGCGCTTCGGTAAACAAGCTATCGAAGAGATGAACCGAGTAGGTATGATCATCGATATGTCTCACAGTGCTGAACGTTCAACACTTGAGGCGATAGACCTATCTTCTCGCCCTATTTGTATCAGCCACGCGAACCCGACGTTTGCACATGATGCACTGCGTAATAAATCAAATGATGTGATTAAGGCTCTAACCGAACGCGGTGGCTTAATCGGATTCAGCTTATACCCATTCCACCTACCAAACGGCAGCCAATGTACCTTGGAAGATTTCTGCCAAATGGTTGCAACTACGGCTGATATGGTCGGCGTAGAGCACCTAGGTATTGGCAGTGACCTATGCTTAAACCAACCTCAAGCCGTTCTTGAGTGGATGCGAAATGGTCGCTGGTCGAAGGCTATGGACTACGGTGAAGGCTCTGCGAATAACTCAGGTTGGCCAGATTCACTGCCTTGGTTCTGTGGGAGTTCTGGTATGGAAAATATCTATAACGGATTGATGCGTCACGGTTTCAGTGAGTCTGAAGCTGGGCAAGTATTAGGCGATAACTGGTTTAACTTTTTGAAAGAGGGCTTAGAGCCTCAAAGCAAAAAGTAA
- a CDS encoding c-type cytochrome, with amino-acid sequence MSLNTHKFNPITALSVLLMTLVTHPVYAEADNAKFELGKQKAKVCMTCHGEDGISTQDPYPNLRGQKVGYLISSLKDYQTRERTSGLAILMQQQADTLSDQDIRDISYFYSQLGLEAQMDKDSQLGHESQ; translated from the coding sequence ATGAGTTTAAATACACACAAGTTTAACCCCATAACCGCACTTTCCGTCCTTTTAATGACGCTCGTAACGCATCCAGTTTATGCAGAAGCCGATAATGCAAAATTTGAATTAGGTAAACAAAAAGCCAAGGTATGCATGACCTGTCATGGCGAAGATGGTATCTCGACACAAGATCCCTACCCTAACCTTCGAGGTCAGAAGGTCGGTTATCTCATATCTTCTTTAAAAGACTACCAGACCAGAGAAAGAACCAGCGGTTTGGCGATACTTATGCAGCAACAAGCCGACACGCTTTCCGATCAAGACATCCGAGATATTTCGTATTTCTACTCTCAATTAGGTCTCGAGGCACAGATGGATAAAGACTCTCAACTGGGCCACGAATCTCAATAA
- a CDS encoding cbb3-type cytochrome c oxidase subunit II, translating into MMSKDFTHSIVILILTTVVVASFSLLVWVVPSIVRGDDIAKGSLAMPLTPLELAGRDIYISEGCHVCHTQMVRPLEPEVKRNGRPNKEADDIYEFPNLWGSKRTGPDLTNLGRKYSDQWHVIHLIDPRKVIPTSIMPSYPWLFEQTLTGDDISAKMEVLRTLGVPYTDQEIGDARLQVRGKTKGEALIRYLQSLGKDTSQEVSQ; encoded by the coding sequence ATGATGAGTAAAGACTTTACACATTCAATCGTCATTTTAATTTTGACCACCGTTGTCGTTGCTTCTTTCTCTCTGTTGGTTTGGGTAGTGCCAAGCATTGTCCGTGGGGATGATATCGCCAAGGGCAGCTTAGCGATGCCGCTCACACCTCTCGAGTTAGCAGGACGAGACATCTACATCAGTGAAGGCTGTCATGTGTGTCATACACAAATGGTTCGTCCTCTAGAACCGGAAGTGAAACGCAATGGTCGTCCGAATAAAGAAGCAGACGATATCTATGAGTTTCCCAACTTGTGGGGTTCTAAACGTACGGGGCCTGACCTAACTAACCTTGGTAGAAAGTATTCTGACCAGTGGCATGTTATTCACCTAATTGATCCCCGAAAAGTCATACCTACATCGATCATGCCCTCTTACCCATGGCTGTTTGAGCAAACGCTTACAGGCGATGATATCAGCGCCAAAATGGAGGTTTTACGTACCTTAGGTGTGCCTTATACCGATCAAGAAATTGGTGACGCTAGGTTACAGGTGAGAGGAAAAACCAAAGGTGAAGCTCTGATTCGCTACTTACAAAGCCTTGGTAAAGATACGTCACAGGAGGTATCACAATGA
- a CDS encoding BCCT family transporter → MSDLTNSVKSSNVNAGQANTASNKTSKNTQSESASDKLGLTNPALWYSGGFIALFVALALFDGELLSTLVNTGFAWSVKVFGPYWQMLLLLTFLIGLGLAAGRTGKVILGGIDKPEMDGFRWMAIIFCTLLAGGGVFWAAAEPIAHYVSPPPLYGAQENAQQGAVNALSQSFMHWGFLAWAIVGSLTSIVVMHLHYDKGLPLKPRILLYPVLGERALKGHTGALIDACCIVAVAAGTIGPIGFLGLQVSYALNELFGIPDGFTTQLIIILFAIVLYTLSALSGLNRGMQMLSRYNVILAMALMVYILIFGPTNFIFNGYIQGVGSMIDNFIPMATYRGDEGWLSWWTVFFWGWFLGYGPMMAIFIARISRGRSIRQLVTTISIVAPFVTCFWFTIVGGSGLAFEIADPGSVSKAFEGFNLPGALLAVTQQLPMPMLTSILFLILTTIFIVTTGDSMTYTISVVVSGETEPNAIIRTFWGVMMGVTALILISLGSGGISALQSFIVITAVPVSLILLPSLWNAPQIAIKMAKEQGL, encoded by the coding sequence ATGTCTGATTTAACCAATAGCGTGAAATCTTCAAACGTAAATGCGGGTCAAGCAAACACAGCAAGTAATAAAACAAGTAAAAATACACAGTCTGAGTCTGCCTCAGACAAATTAGGACTAACTAACCCAGCACTTTGGTACAGCGGCGGCTTTATCGCTCTGTTTGTAGCCCTTGCTTTGTTTGATGGCGAGCTGCTGTCTACCCTAGTAAATACCGGCTTTGCATGGTCTGTAAAAGTGTTCGGCCCATATTGGCAAATGCTTCTTCTTCTGACTTTTCTTATTGGTCTTGGCCTAGCGGCAGGGCGAACAGGCAAGGTTATCCTAGGTGGCATCGATAAGCCTGAGATGGATGGCTTCCGCTGGATGGCGATCATCTTTTGTACGTTACTTGCGGGTGGCGGTGTGTTTTGGGCGGCAGCAGAGCCTATCGCACACTATGTGAGTCCTCCACCGTTGTATGGCGCGCAAGAAAACGCACAACAAGGCGCAGTAAACGCATTATCACAATCGTTTATGCACTGGGGTTTTCTCGCATGGGCAATCGTTGGTAGCTTAACGTCTATTGTGGTTATGCACCTTCACTACGACAAAGGCTTACCGCTTAAGCCTCGTATTTTGCTATACCCAGTTTTAGGCGAAAGAGCACTGAAAGGTCATACCGGCGCACTGATTGATGCATGTTGTATTGTTGCAGTAGCAGCGGGCACCATCGGTCCGATCGGTTTCTTGGGCTTGCAAGTGAGCTACGCATTGAACGAACTGTTTGGTATCCCAGATGGCTTCACGACACAGCTGATCATCATATTGTTCGCTATCGTTCTTTACACATTGTCTGCATTAAGTGGTCTTAACCGCGGGATGCAAATGCTAAGCCGTTACAACGTAATTTTAGCAATGGCATTGATGGTCTACATTCTGATCTTTGGTCCAACGAACTTCATCTTCAATGGCTACATCCAAGGTGTAGGCAGCATGATTGACAACTTCATCCCAATGGCGACTTACCGTGGTGACGAAGGTTGGTTGAGCTGGTGGACAGTGTTCTTCTGGGGCTGGTTCCTAGGTTACGGACCAATGATGGCAATCTTCATTGCTCGAATTTCACGCGGTCGTAGTATTCGTCAGTTGGTGACAACCATTAGTATTGTTGCTCCGTTTGTTACTTGTTTTTGGTTCACGATTGTTGGTGGTTCAGGTCTGGCATTTGAAATCGCTGATCCGGGCAGTGTAAGTAAAGCATTTGAAGGTTTTAACTTACCAGGCGCTCTACTGGCGGTAACTCAACAGCTACCAATGCCAATGCTTACGTCTATCTTGTTCTTGATTCTGACGACGATCTTTATCGTGACGACAGGTGACTCAATGACTTACACCATCAGTGTTGTTGTGAGTGGTGAGACAGAACCCAATGCAATTATTCGTACTTTCTGGGGTGTGATGATGGGGGTAACAGCTTTAATTCTGATTTCCCTTGGTTCAGGCGGAATTTCTGCGCTGCAATCGTTCATTGTTATCACTGCGGTACCTGTTTCCTTAATCTTACTTCCTTCACTTTGGAATGCGCCTCAAATCGCAATCAAGATGGCAAAAGAACAAGGTCTATAG
- the ccoN gene encoding cytochrome-c oxidase, cbb3-type subunit I, with product MEQVTTQYNIKVVRYFIIASLIWAIVGMIIGVILAAQLYWPVLNFDSQYFQFGRLRPLHTSGVIYGFVVNILMGTSLYIAQRTGHCELFNKSLSWMVFWSWQFILLLAVVSLPAGHTSSKEYAELEWPIDLMIVLVWVLYAVLFFGTLAKRKVSHIFVANWFFAAFIIVVAMIFIVNNLAMPVSAMKSYSVFAGAQDAIVQWWWGHNAVGFLLTAGVIGMNYYFIPKAADRPIYSYRLSVIHFWGLVGFYTWAGTHHLVYSSVPIWIQNIGIVMSLILWLPSWAGAFNSAMTLLQNKEKLKSDYILLFFFSAILYYCLATFEGPLLAIRWFNMVAHNTEWIIGHVHSAALGWVGMSGIAVFYYFIPRLWGQTDLWSRRLIKWHFWLAHAGVALYAIALWVAGIGEGYMWLAQNENGELIYSFVEAMDFKAPWLFLRFFGGALFVLGLFLMAFNLFKTVRMPVVHDAKHAVNQGA from the coding sequence ATGGAACAAGTGACAACGCAGTACAACATTAAGGTCGTGAGATACTTTATCATCGCGTCTTTGATTTGGGCTATTGTAGGTATGATCATCGGCGTGATCCTCGCCGCCCAGTTGTATTGGCCAGTCCTCAATTTCGATTCTCAATACTTTCAATTTGGCCGTCTTCGTCCACTGCACACTTCAGGCGTAATTTACGGGTTCGTGGTCAATATTCTCATGGGAACGTCACTCTATATTGCCCAACGAACTGGTCATTGTGAGCTGTTCAATAAAAGCCTGTCATGGATGGTATTTTGGAGTTGGCAATTCATTTTGTTGCTCGCGGTCGTCTCCTTACCCGCGGGCCACACCAGTTCAAAAGAGTATGCGGAGCTTGAATGGCCAATCGACTTAATGATTGTGTTGGTTTGGGTGCTGTATGCGGTGTTGTTTTTTGGCACCCTTGCTAAGCGGAAAGTGAGCCATATCTTTGTAGCTAACTGGTTCTTTGCTGCTTTCATCATCGTTGTTGCCATGATTTTCATTGTGAACAACCTCGCGATGCCGGTCTCGGCAATGAAGTCTTACTCTGTATTTGCGGGGGCTCAAGATGCAATTGTTCAGTGGTGGTGGGGACATAATGCCGTCGGTTTCTTGCTAACAGCTGGTGTGATTGGTATGAATTACTACTTCATACCTAAAGCGGCGGATCGACCTATCTATTCCTACCGGTTGTCTGTGATCCATTTCTGGGGATTGGTCGGCTTTTACACGTGGGCCGGAACGCATCACTTAGTTTACTCTTCCGTTCCCATCTGGATTCAGAACATCGGAATCGTGATGTCATTGATATTATGGCTCCCTTCCTGGGCAGGTGCGTTCAATAGCGCAATGACCCTTCTTCAAAACAAAGAAAAGCTGAAGTCCGACTACATTCTTTTATTCTTTTTCTCAGCGATTCTTTACTACTGCTTAGCGACATTCGAAGGTCCCCTACTTGCTATTCGCTGGTTCAACATGGTGGCACACAACACCGAATGGATTATCGGTCACGTACATTCCGCAGCACTCGGATGGGTTGGAATGTCAGGGATCGCGGTTTTTTACTATTTCATTCCACGCTTATGGGGCCAAACCGATCTTTGGTCACGACGACTGATTAAATGGCACTTCTGGCTTGCTCATGCTGGTGTCGCTCTTTATGCGATAGCACTTTGGGTCGCAGGCATCGGCGAGGGTTATATGTGGCTCGCTCAAAATGAAAATGGTGAACTGATTTACAGTTTTGTTGAAGCTATGGACTTTAAAGCACCTTGGTTGTTCTTACGATTCTTTGGCGGTGCATTGTTTGTTCTGGGCTTATTCCTTATGGCATTTAATTTGTTCAAAACGGTTCGTATGCCAGTCGTACATGACGCTAAACATGCCGTTAATCAGGGAGCTTAA
- a CDS encoding PAS factor family protein produces the protein MDTTTLIYDTLEGLSSAKPQQHAQIRQNLYNQLDLSFEKQLALYSSVLGPASAGRLTDLDSAVMSARKIVGLENS, from the coding sequence ATGGATACAACTACACTCATCTACGATACGTTGGAAGGCCTGTCGAGCGCAAAGCCACAGCAACACGCTCAAATCCGCCAAAATCTATATAACCAATTAGATTTATCATTTGAGAAGCAGTTGGCTTTGTATTCATCAGTTCTTGGTCCTGCGAGTGCTGGTAGATTGACCGATTTAGATAGTGCGGTGATGTCCGCGCGTAAGATCGTTGGTTTAGAAAACAGCTGA
- a CDS encoding DUF3726 domain-containing protein, whose protein sequence is MIVSHNELVAAVNKAFLGMRRTCGEADVIANMVADLQMVGLDGVRHFNSASNFIGLEDDRPVDIQVRSDNTVEVDLHKASLACHLPVIMDYSIEKMVGKKTLKIELNNCHNRWLAYSELVKLAAKGIACMARWDNGSNPKSTLYVLNRGCVAPELFLSDLPLASDEHIHNMTIELSVQDFDIERLSDGYQTHIESDALFKTQEKAWNDGIEVDDGEWGALKETATAILVESSQRSTQGAGELTAS, encoded by the coding sequence ATGATCGTTTCTCACAATGAACTGGTAGCGGCCGTCAATAAAGCCTTTCTGGGTATGCGTCGTACATGTGGTGAAGCCGATGTAATAGCGAACATGGTGGCAGATTTACAGATGGTGGGCTTGGATGGAGTTCGTCATTTTAACAGTGCGAGCAACTTCATCGGGCTAGAAGACGACCGCCCTGTAGATATTCAAGTGCGCAGCGATAATACCGTTGAAGTTGACCTACACAAGGCGAGCTTAGCCTGTCATCTTCCTGTGATTATGGACTATTCGATTGAAAAAATGGTTGGTAAGAAGACGCTGAAAATTGAGCTAAATAACTGCCACAACCGTTGGTTGGCGTATAGCGAGCTTGTAAAACTGGCTGCGAAAGGTATCGCGTGCATGGCACGTTGGGATAACGGCTCTAACCCTAAGAGCACTTTGTATGTTCTTAACCGTGGTTGCGTTGCTCCAGAACTGTTTTTATCAGATTTGCCACTGGCATCGGACGAACATATCCACAATATGACCATCGAACTTTCCGTCCAGGATTTCGATATCGAACGTTTGTCAGATGGCTACCAAACACACATTGAATCGGACGCGCTTTTTAAAACTCAAGAGAAAGCGTGGAACGATGGCATTGAAGTTGATGATGGAGAGTGGGGCGCGTTGAAAGAGACTGCGACGGCTATCCTTGTTGAAAGTAGCCAACGTTCGACTCAAGGTGCAGGTGAATTAACGGCTTCGTAG
- a CDS encoding c-type cytochrome, translated as MSTFWNLWAVILTLIFFVLMVSVVVKYWRSNHQADQDHTLGTFDGIEEKDAPPPKLLFVSYAVAFLMSAGYLVLYPGLGEWEGLVDWKQSDDKLSSPSTTLNEQFSQTAETTLEGLAGVPEIVNSGQILFQTHCAACHRNNAQGQKHFPNLIDQEWLYGGSDEAIIQSIAKGRNGAMPGWSEIMRPDEVAKVSYYLASLNQRHTDVPEVKVKVGKELFVKYCSSCHADGSVANPLIGVPDLSDDIWLHGGSIEEIQHTINKGLNNLMPAFDTQLTENEILALGAYIRHSGSMQQQRLANLEAQSVERGEYLAYAGDCVACHSAEGGEPFAGGLPFVTPFGTVYSTNITPHTTEGIGTYDFDDFRDALVSGKGKNGYLYPAMPYTSYQHLTDQDMVDLWEYMQSITAVPRRNDDNSMMFPSNIRLGLLGWNIVFMDTDPIDYQVPENLKTEVENVDKWQQGKYWVAGLGHCSECHTPRNIAQALIPERIFQGNLIDGWNAPDITANELYIDGWDEATLTDFLHTGHSDKGTAFAGMADVVKNSLSLMTREDVESMSYYLLSGDINNTISSDAVPLQPKGFDEDAYATDIYTTYRQTCGACHGDDGKGRDPIAPTLLNNGIIMHSDPFNTIAVTVRGLQPTYLDKDRNFMPMASFEDVLSDKRLAELITFVRLHLGDREEPVTAEHVREVRETLEAAGYAGGLHTTPDMYDRRDNSINIR; from the coding sequence ATGAGTACATTCTGGAATCTATGGGCGGTAATTTTAACTTTAATTTTTTTCGTTCTTATGGTGTCCGTTGTCGTTAAATATTGGCGTAGCAATCACCAGGCCGATCAAGACCACACCCTTGGCACTTTTGATGGGATTGAAGAAAAGGATGCGCCACCGCCAAAACTACTCTTTGTTAGCTATGCCGTTGCCTTCTTAATGTCTGCAGGCTATTTAGTCCTTTACCCTGGATTAGGGGAATGGGAAGGATTAGTCGATTGGAAACAAAGCGACGATAAGCTCAGCTCACCCAGCACAACGTTAAACGAGCAATTTTCTCAAACAGCAGAGACAACCCTCGAAGGCTTGGCTGGTGTTCCTGAAATAGTGAACAGCGGGCAGATTTTGTTCCAAACCCACTGCGCAGCTTGCCATAGAAATAACGCACAAGGTCAGAAACACTTCCCTAACCTTATTGACCAAGAGTGGCTATATGGCGGCAGTGATGAAGCGATCATTCAATCGATCGCCAAAGGAAGAAATGGCGCGATGCCGGGTTGGAGCGAGATAATGCGTCCCGATGAAGTGGCTAAGGTCTCTTATTATCTAGCCTCACTTAATCAACGTCATACCGATGTGCCAGAGGTGAAAGTTAAAGTCGGTAAAGAGCTGTTTGTAAAATACTGCTCGTCTTGTCATGCTGATGGTTCGGTTGCGAACCCTTTGATAGGCGTGCCTGATCTTTCTGACGATATCTGGTTACACGGCGGCAGTATCGAAGAGATACAACACACTATCAACAAAGGTTTGAACAACCTAATGCCTGCGTTTGATACACAGCTGACGGAGAACGAGATACTCGCGCTTGGGGCTTATATTCGACACTCGGGTTCAATGCAACAACAAAGACTAGCGAACCTAGAAGCTCAGTCTGTTGAGCGTGGTGAATACCTCGCTTATGCCGGTGACTGTGTCGCGTGTCATAGTGCAGAAGGTGGCGAACCCTTTGCTGGCGGGCTTCCTTTTGTGACACCTTTTGGCACCGTCTATTCAACCAATATTACGCCACACACAACGGAAGGTATCGGTACTTACGATTTCGATGATTTCAGGGACGCTTTGGTTAGTGGTAAAGGTAAAAATGGATACCTCTACCCAGCTATGCCCTACACGTCATATCAGCATCTCACAGACCAAGACATGGTCGACTTGTGGGAATACATGCAATCAATCACCGCGGTGCCTCGACGTAATGACGACAACAGCATGATGTTCCCATCGAACATTCGTCTAGGGTTGCTCGGGTGGAATATTGTGTTCATGGATACCGATCCGATTGACTACCAAGTGCCTGAAAATCTTAAAACGGAAGTCGAAAACGTCGACAAATGGCAACAAGGGAAGTACTGGGTTGCGGGACTTGGACACTGCTCTGAGTGTCATACACCACGAAACATTGCTCAAGCACTGATACCAGAACGTATTTTCCAAGGTAACTTGATTGATGGTTGGAACGCGCCTGATATCACGGCCAATGAGCTGTATATCGACGGTTGGGACGAAGCAACACTCACCGACTTCTTACATACCGGTCACTCAGACAAAGGGACTGCTTTTGCGGGTATGGCAGACGTAGTGAAAAACAGCCTGAGCTTGATGACTCGTGAAGATGTCGAGTCGATGTCCTATTACCTACTCAGTGGTGACATCAACAACACCATCAGCAGTGACGCTGTTCCGTTGCAGCCTAAAGGGTTTGATGAAGACGCTTACGCGACTGACATTTACACCACTTACCGCCAAACGTGTGGTGCTTGTCATGGTGACGATGGTAAAGGGCGAGATCCCATCGCACCTACACTGCTGAATAATGGCATCATCATGCACAGCGACCCGTTCAACACCATCGCGGTAACCGTGCGCGGCCTTCAACCCACTTATCTCGACAAAGACAGAAACTTCATGCCGATGGCAAGTTTTGAAGATGTCCTGTCGGATAAACGCTTGGCAGAGTTGATCACCTTCGTACGATTGCACCTTGGGGATAGAGAGGAGCCAGTAACCGCGGAACATGTTAGAGAGGTAAGAGAAACACTGGAAGCTGCAGGTTACGCTGGCGGCTTACATACCACACCAGACATGTATGACCGCAGAGATAACTCGATTAACATTAGATAA
- a CDS encoding diguanylate cyclase domain-containing protein, with protein sequence MKKLLSLAAIKVVILFLSVAALTINIYSVTRINDINKSFSNRQNEATWFVFQLVKEYANFLMVSQSNKIDYDELWLAYDITWSRFDILINSTESSNFIKSANFRPYFTTEFEKFKALESSIKLVNEGVLPKESLQKKIDICYHTLVGFINEKFRLQSPVIEENTSMVDKLVMVHQISSAFLVLILMMTGAIFYIDFSAKRKLRSTDCITGFHNRVSLMKFVKNNYSRDNNFDLYFVRIRNLSEINQKYGLEYGDLVVSSAAKSLTAKIPESAISFRSSGSQFLFFIPDHLHASGEIQEKFNEVLSDYISAGNLELMIDAVVRHKKNISSKDMMELVTTMQG encoded by the coding sequence ATGAAAAAGCTGTTGTCTTTGGCGGCCATTAAAGTCGTTATTTTGTTTTTATCGGTGGCCGCTCTTACTATTAATATTTACAGTGTTACTCGGATAAATGATATCAATAAAAGCTTCTCCAATAGGCAGAACGAAGCAACATGGTTTGTTTTTCAATTGGTTAAAGAATACGCTAACTTCTTGATGGTCAGCCAATCTAACAAGATAGATTACGATGAATTGTGGCTAGCTTACGACATCACTTGGAGTCGTTTTGATATTTTAATAAACAGCACTGAATCGTCTAACTTCATTAAGTCAGCCAACTTTAGACCTTACTTTACAACAGAGTTTGAAAAGTTTAAGGCGTTAGAGTCTTCAATTAAGCTAGTCAACGAAGGCGTCCTTCCTAAAGAGTCGTTACAGAAAAAAATCGATATTTGTTATCACACGTTGGTGGGCTTTATTAATGAAAAATTTCGTCTACAAAGCCCAGTGATAGAGGAAAACACCTCCATGGTCGACAAATTGGTCATGGTTCATCAAATCAGTAGTGCGTTTCTTGTTTTAATATTGATGATGACGGGAGCCATTTTTTATATCGATTTTTCCGCTAAACGAAAACTCCGTTCGACCGATTGCATTACAGGCTTTCATAATAGAGTCTCGCTAATGAAATTTGTAAAAAATAATTACTCGAGAGACAACAACTTCGATCTGTACTTCGTGCGAATCAGAAATCTTAGCGAGATTAATCAAAAGTATGGGCTCGAATATGGCGACTTAGTCGTGAGTTCAGCCGCTAAGTCTCTTACGGCAAAGATCCCTGAAAGTGCTATTTCGTTTCGTAGTAGTGGTAGTCAGTTTTTGTTCTTTATCCCTGATCACTTACATGCGAGTGGTGAAATACAGGAGAAATTTAACGAGGTGCTCAGTGATTATATTTCGGCAGGTAATCTAGAATTGATGATTGACGCTGTAGTAAGACATAAGAAAAATATAAGTTCTAAAGACATGATGGAGTTGGTTACCACCATGCAAGGTTAA